One window of the Salvia miltiorrhiza cultivar Shanhuang (shh) chromosome 6, IMPLAD_Smil_shh, whole genome shotgun sequence genome contains the following:
- the LOC130990622 gene encoding uncharacterized protein LOC130990622 — MTKESCGIGIYIRTPLDDELQFAIKYEQRLSNNEAEYEAVVKALQFLAELGAEQVRMKSDSQLVVQQLLGEYDVREDRMIAYYTRAQELMAKFQECHIEQISWEQNNRADLLARMASTVEQSWTNKVTLLCEPYYEESQQILTLEERDDWRSPIVHFLKMRERLNPIVSQRCLYHRYCLINDQLYKRSFTHPLLKILSPEEAQYALDEIHQGYCGNHVGYKDLLRKIIKVGFYWPQMGEDAKKIVKKCIVCQKHAPKINVPGETMGAMYATAPFDKWGIDIVGKLPTASGEWTSYRDLCPQLIHKLMDTWNSLIAPYICDGLKKRLEKSKDKWVEKLDGILWAHRTSPKTATEEAPFTLVYGSIVVIPADVRLTSNRILHYEPIQNEELRQIDLDLIDLHRDMAVLRAAKYKTIINARFDKKVTTRRFEKGDLVLKRVDALKKMGKFDTIWEGPFVVTEVLGEAHITYQTAMEDLLLVCEILTL, encoded by the exons ATGACTAAAGAGAGTTGTGGGATAGGCATTTACATTCGTACTCCTCTGGATGATGAGCTCCAATTCGCTATTAAATATGAACAAAGGTTATCCAATAACGAGGCCGAATATGAGGCTGTGGTTAAGGCCTTACAATTTTTGGCAGAGCTAGGAGCTGAGCAAGTGCGAATGAAATCCGATTCTCAACTCGTAGTACAACAACTGCTGGGAGAATACGATGTGCGAGAGGATAGGATGATAGCTTATTATACTCGGGCTCAAGAACTGATGGCTAAATTCCAAGAGTGTCACATTGAACAAATTTCGTGGGAGCAGAATAATAGAGCTGATTTATTAGCCAGAATGGCTAGCACGGTTGAGCAGAGCTGGACTAATAAGGTGACTTTGCTTTGTGAGCCTTATTATGAAGAATCCCAGCAGATACTTACTCTGGAAGAACGGGATGATTGGAGGAGTCCGATTGTGCACTTTTTGAAAATGAGAGAGCGACTAAATCCGATCGTGTCTCAGCGATGCCTGTATCACCGGTACTGCTTGATTAATGATCAATTGTATAAGCGATCTTTCACCCATCCTCTGTTAAAAATTTTATCACCCGAAGAAGCTCAATACGCGCTTGATGAAATCCACCAGGGTTACTGTGGAAATCATGTTGGATATAAAGATCTATTACGAAAGATAATCAAAGTTGGGTTTTATTGGCCACAAATGGGAGAGGACGCCAAAAAAATTGTGAAGAAATGCATCGTATGTCAGAAACACGCACCAAAGATCAACGTGCCAGGCGAAACTATGGGAGCTATGTATGCTACTGCCCCCTTCGACAAATGGGGCATCGACATTGTGGGGAAACTCCCTACTGCTTCAGGAG AATGGACATCATACAGAGATTTGTGTCCGCAGCTCATCCACAAGCTAATGGACACGTGGAACTCACTAATCGCACCATATATATGTGATGGTTTGAAAAAGCGTCTCGAGAAGAGTAAGGACAAATGGGTCGAGAAGTTAGATGGAATTTTGTGGGCACACAGAACTAGCCCAAAGACGGCCACCGAGGAGGCACCATTTACTCTGGTCTATGGATCCATAGTTGTCATACCAGCAGATGTGCGACTCACGTCTAATAGGATCCTGCACTATGAGCCAATTCAGAACGAAGAACTCAGACAGATAGATCTGGACCTCATCGACTTACACAGGGACATGGCTGTACTCAGAGCTGCCAAATACAAGACTATCATCAATGCAAGATTTGATAAGAAAGTAACTACTCGAAGGTTTGAAAAAGGGGACTTAGTATTGAAGAGGGTGGATGCACTTAAGAAAATGGGGAAATTCGATACCATCTGGGAAGGACCCTTCGTGGTTACAGAGGTGCTGGGGGAGGCGCATATCACTTATCAGACAGCGATGGAAGACCTCTTACTCGTCTGTGAAATATTAACACTTTGA
- the LOC130990365 gene encoding diaminopimelate epimerase, chloroplastic-like isoform X1 — translation MSIAAAITLPPTAVKHRSLSSPSPSLWLSSSSFQPPKNLPSVAISANLRVFSSMSIQAPQKASATSFLDHKESGILHFVKYHGLGNDFILIDNRDSEEPKITTKQAVKLCDRNFGIGADGVIFALPGTNGTDYTMRIFNSDGSEPEMCGNGVRCFARFIAELENLHGKKSFNVHTGAGLIVPEIQEDGKVRVDMGQPILEASDVPTKLTANKDRAAVKAKLDVDGLVWNVTCVSMGNPHCVTFGTESCNDLQVDELNLAEIGPKFEHHLMFPARTNTEFVQVFSPSHLKMRVWERGAGATLACGTGACAVVVAAVLEGRADRVSLKLLSIPSSEILAFFSYHLSSIQRCTVDLPGGPLDIEWRESDNHIYMTGPAEFVFYGSLTL, via the exons ATGTCGATTGCCGCCGCCATAACGCTGCCGCCAACCGCTGTTAAACATCGCTCTCTATCATCACCATCTCCTTCTCTTTGGctctcatcttcatcatttcagcCGCCGAAGAATCTCCCGTCCGTCGCCATCTCAGCTAATCTCCGAGTTTTCTCTTCCATGAGCATTCAGGCTCCGCAAAAGGCCTCCGCGACATCGTTTCTCGATCACAAGGAAAGCGGAATTCTTCATTTCGTCAAGTACCACGGACTCGGCAACGACTTCATATTG ATTGATAATCGAGATTCCGAGGAACCCAAAATAACAACCAAGCAAGCTGTGAAATTGTGTGATAGAAACTTCGGCATTGGCGCTGATGGAGTGATATTTGCATTGCCAGGCACTAATGGCACAGATTATACGATGAGGATCTTTAATTCTGATGGTAGTGAGCCTGAG ATGTGTGGTAATGGAGTCCGATGCTTTGCCAGATTTATAGCTGAGCTTGAAAATCTTCACGGGAAAAAAAG CTTCAATGTGCATACAGGTGCTGGCCTCATTGTACCTGAGATACAGGAAGATGGAAAG GTTAGAGTTGATATGGGTCAGCCAATTCTGGAGGCTTCGGATGTTCCTACAAAGTTAACTGCAAATAAAGATCGGGCTGCTGTTAAGGCAAAGTTGGATGTAGATGGATTGGTTTGGAATGTTACTTGTGTTAGCATGGGAAATCCACACTGTGTCACTTTTGGTACAGAATCATGCAAC GATTTGCAAGTAGATGAACTAAACTTAGCTGAAATCGGTCCAAAATTTGAACATCATCTGATGTTCCCTGCCCGAACTAACACAG AATTTGTTCAAGTCTTCTCTCCAAGTCACCTTAAAATGCGTGTCTGGGAACGTGGGGCAG GTGCAACGCTAGCCTGTGGAACAGGAGCTTGTGCAGTGGTTGTTGCTGCAGTTCTGGAGGGTCGTGCAGATAGAGTAAGTCTAAAACTCTTATCCATTCCTTCCTCTGAGATTCTAGCCTTCTTCTCATACCATCTTTCTTCCATTCAGAGATGCACTGTCGATTTGCCTGGAGGGCCTCTGGACATCGAGTGGAGAGAAAGTGACAATCACATCTACATGACTGGCCCTGCAGAATTTGTATTTTATGGATCTCTTACCCTTTGA
- the LOC130990365 gene encoding diaminopimelate epimerase, chloroplastic-like isoform X2: MSIAAAITLPPTAVKHRSLSSPSPSLWLSSSSFQPPKNLPSVAISANLRVFSSMSIQAPQKASATSFLDHKESGILHFVKYHGLGNDFILIDNRDSEEPKITTKQAVKLCDRNFGIGADGVIFALPGTNGTDYTMRIFNSDGSEPEMCGNGVRCFARFIAELENLHGKKSFNVHTGAGLIVPEIQEDGKVRVDMGQPILEASDVPTKLTANKDRAAVKAKLDVDGLVWNVTCVSMGNPHCVTFGTESCNDLQVDELNLAEIGPKFEHHLMFPARTNTEFVQVFSPSHLKMRVWERGAGATLACGTGACAVVVAAVLEGRADRRCTVDLPGGPLDIEWRESDNHIYMTGPAEFVFYGSLTL, encoded by the exons ATGTCGATTGCCGCCGCCATAACGCTGCCGCCAACCGCTGTTAAACATCGCTCTCTATCATCACCATCTCCTTCTCTTTGGctctcatcttcatcatttcagcCGCCGAAGAATCTCCCGTCCGTCGCCATCTCAGCTAATCTCCGAGTTTTCTCTTCCATGAGCATTCAGGCTCCGCAAAAGGCCTCCGCGACATCGTTTCTCGATCACAAGGAAAGCGGAATTCTTCATTTCGTCAAGTACCACGGACTCGGCAACGACTTCATATTG ATTGATAATCGAGATTCCGAGGAACCCAAAATAACAACCAAGCAAGCTGTGAAATTGTGTGATAGAAACTTCGGCATTGGCGCTGATGGAGTGATATTTGCATTGCCAGGCACTAATGGCACAGATTATACGATGAGGATCTTTAATTCTGATGGTAGTGAGCCTGAG ATGTGTGGTAATGGAGTCCGATGCTTTGCCAGATTTATAGCTGAGCTTGAAAATCTTCACGGGAAAAAAAG CTTCAATGTGCATACAGGTGCTGGCCTCATTGTACCTGAGATACAGGAAGATGGAAAG GTTAGAGTTGATATGGGTCAGCCAATTCTGGAGGCTTCGGATGTTCCTACAAAGTTAACTGCAAATAAAGATCGGGCTGCTGTTAAGGCAAAGTTGGATGTAGATGGATTGGTTTGGAATGTTACTTGTGTTAGCATGGGAAATCCACACTGTGTCACTTTTGGTACAGAATCATGCAAC GATTTGCAAGTAGATGAACTAAACTTAGCTGAAATCGGTCCAAAATTTGAACATCATCTGATGTTCCCTGCCCGAACTAACACAG AATTTGTTCAAGTCTTCTCTCCAAGTCACCTTAAAATGCGTGTCTGGGAACGTGGGGCAG GTGCAACGCTAGCCTGTGGAACAGGAGCTTGTGCAGTGGTTGTTGCTGCAGTTCTGGAGGGTCGTGCAGATAGA AGATGCACTGTCGATTTGCCTGGAGGGCCTCTGGACATCGAGTGGAGAGAAAGTGACAATCACATCTACATGACTGGCCCTGCAGAATTTGTATTTTATGGATCTCTTACCCTTTGA
- the LOC130990367 gene encoding inorganic pyrophosphatase TTM1-like isoform X2 — protein sequence MTQDTLPSAESPRRRSGLLRDQVQIIKRKDTDRFEIAPIQDPLSFEKGFFVFVRACQLLAQKNEGMVLVGVAGPSGAGKTVFTEKILTFMPSIAVINMDNYNDASRIIDGNFDDPRLTDYDTLLENIRGLKSGSAVQIPIYDFKSSSRVGYRTLEVPSSRIVIIEGIYALSEKLRPLLDLRVSVTGGVHFDLVKRVLRDIQRAGQEPEEIIHQISETVYPMYKAFIEPDLQTAHIKIINKFNPFSGFQNPTYILKSTRPVTVEQIKAVFSDDHSESTEETYDIYLLPPGEDPEACQSYLRMRNRDGKYNLMFEEWVTDSPFIISPRITFEVSVRLLGGLMALGYTIASILKRSSHVFSSDKVCVKTDWLEQLNRKYIQVQGKDRTYVKFIAKELGLDGSYIPRTYIEQIQLEKLINDVMALPDDLKTKLSIDDDLVSSPKEALSRASADRRMKFMNRRYDGRTPDSPAALANQGIVTQLSEQISTLNERMDEFTSRIEELNSKVSIRKMSASQQNLALQADGCSAIAPSSLFASGVGNGLMTGSLLPSSSSSSQLARESAFMDEVLLISRGQRQIMLQVDNLSNLLHEYYGERSHQGRRDGLSDLGSNGIPLLLSLAVGGVGILLLKTISDRKWT from the exons ATGACTCAGGATACTCTTCCTAGTGCTGAATCACCCAGGAGACGGTCTGGCCTATTGAGAGATCAAGTTCAGATCATTAAGAGAAAGGATACTGATCGTTTTGAGATTGCTCCCATCCAAGATCCACTATCATTCGAAAAGGGTTTCTTTGTATTTGTCCGTGCTTGCCAATTATTGGCTCAGAAGAATGAAGGGATGGTATTAGTGGGGGTGGCAGGTCCTTCTGGAGCCGGGAAGACGGTGTTCACTGAGAAGATCCTTACCTTTATGCCTAGCATTGCTGTTATCAATATGGATAACTACAATGATGCTTCCCGTATTATTGATGGCAACTTTGATG ATCCCCGCTTGACAGACTATGACACTCTACTTGAGAATATCCGTGGTCTCAAATCTGGAAGTGCTGTCCAAATCCCCATATATGATTTTAAGTCTAGCTCTCGAGTAGGCTACAG GACTCTGGAAGTTCCTAGCTCTCGAATTGTGATTATCGAAGGAATATATGCCTTGAGTGAAAAGTTACGGCCTCTCCTTGACCTTCGTGTTTCTGTTACCGGTGGAGTGCACTTTGACCTTGTAAAACGTGTCCTGAGAGACATTCAACGTGCAGGACAAGAGCCTGAAGAGATTATTCATCAGATATCTGAAACA GTATATCCGATGTACAAAGCTTTTATTGAACCAGATCTGCAAACAGcacatataaaaattattaataaatttaatccATTCTCCGGATTTCAAAACCCCACCTACATATTGAAG TCAACAAGGCCAGTGACTGTGGAACAAATTAAGGCTGTCTTTTCTGACGATCATAGTGAAAGCACAGAGGAAACTTATGATATTTATCTTCTACCGCCTGGTGAAGATCCTGAAGCATGTCAATCGTACCTGAGGATGAGGAACAGAGATGGAAAGTACAATCTCATGTTTGAG GAATGGGTCACGGATAGCCCTTTCATCATATCTCCAAGAATCACATTTGAAGTGAGTGTGCGTCTTCTCGGTGGACTGATGGCACTAGGGTATACAATTGCATCCATCCTGAAAAGAAGCAGCCATGTGTTCTCCAGTGATAAAGTTTGTGTAAAAACTGATTGGTTGGAGCAACTTAACCGCAAATACATCCAG GTGCAAGGAAAAGATCGTACATATGTCAAATTTATTGCTAAAGAGCTGGGTTTGGACGGTTCTTATATTCCACGCACATACATAGAACAAATTCAATTGGAGAAACTCATAAACGATGTGATG GCACTGCCTGATGATTTGAAGACGAAATTAAGCATTGATGATGATTTGGTTTCAAGTCCTAAAGAAGCTCTATCCCGAGCCTCTGCAGATAGAAGAATGAAGTTCATGAATCG GAGGTATGATGGAAGAACCCCAGATTCTCCAGCTGCACTTGCTAATCAG GGAATTGTTACTCAGCTGTCTGAACAAATTTCCACCTTAAATGAGCGCATGGATGAGTTTACTTCACGAATTGAAGAACTAAACTCAAAGGTTTCAATCAGGAAAATGTCAGCTAGCCAGCAGAATTTGGCATTGCAAGCTGATGGCTGCAGTGCAATTGCACCATCGTCTCTTTTTGCTTCTGGTGTAGGCAACGGCCTGATGACTGGTTCACTTCTACCCAGTTCATCCTCATCTTCCCAATTGGCAAGGGAATCTGCTTTCATGGATGAG GTATTACTTATTTCTCGCGGGCAACGTCAGATCATGCTCCAGGTCGACAATCTAAGTAACCTGCTCCATGAATATTACGGGGAACGGTCTCATCAAGGACGAAGAGACGGATTATCAGATTTAGGATCAAATGGCATTCCTTTGCTACTCTCTTTGGCTGTTGGAGGTGTAGGTATCCTGTTGCTGAAAACTATCTCGGATAGAAAATGGACATGA
- the LOC130990367 gene encoding inorganic pyrophosphatase TTM1-like isoform X1, which yields MTQDTLPSAESPRRRSGLLRDQVQIIKRKDTDRFEIAPIQDPLSFEKGFFVFVRACQLLAQKNEGMVLVGVAGPSGAGKTVFTEKILTFMPSIAVINMDNYNDASRIIDGNFDDPRLTDYDTLLENIRGLKSGSAVQIPIYDFKSSSRVGYRTLEVPSSRIVIIEGIYALSEKLRPLLDLRVSVTGGVHFDLVKRVLRDIQRAGQEPEEIIHQISETVYPMYKAFIEPDLQTAHIKIINKFNPFSGFQNPTYILKSTRPVTVEQIKAVFSDDHSESTEETYDIYLLPPGEDPEACQSYLRMRNRDGKYNLMFEEWVTDSPFIISPRITFEVSVRLLGGLMALGYTIASILKRSSHVFSSDKVCVKTDWLEQLNRKYIQVQGKDRTYVKFIAKELGLDGSYIPRTYIEQIQLEKLINDVMALPDDLKTKLSIDDDLVSSPKEALSRASADRRMKFMNRGISQSYTTQRDRNLSKLTKLAVNNRRYDGRTPDSPAALANQGIVTQLSEQISTLNERMDEFTSRIEELNSKVSIRKMSASQQNLALQADGCSAIAPSSLFASGVGNGLMTGSLLPSSSSSSQLARESAFMDEVLLISRGQRQIMLQVDNLSNLLHEYYGERSHQGRRDGLSDLGSNGIPLLLSLAVGGVGILLLKTISDRKWT from the exons ATGACTCAGGATACTCTTCCTAGTGCTGAATCACCCAGGAGACGGTCTGGCCTATTGAGAGATCAAGTTCAGATCATTAAGAGAAAGGATACTGATCGTTTTGAGATTGCTCCCATCCAAGATCCACTATCATTCGAAAAGGGTTTCTTTGTATTTGTCCGTGCTTGCCAATTATTGGCTCAGAAGAATGAAGGGATGGTATTAGTGGGGGTGGCAGGTCCTTCTGGAGCCGGGAAGACGGTGTTCACTGAGAAGATCCTTACCTTTATGCCTAGCATTGCTGTTATCAATATGGATAACTACAATGATGCTTCCCGTATTATTGATGGCAACTTTGATG ATCCCCGCTTGACAGACTATGACACTCTACTTGAGAATATCCGTGGTCTCAAATCTGGAAGTGCTGTCCAAATCCCCATATATGATTTTAAGTCTAGCTCTCGAGTAGGCTACAG GACTCTGGAAGTTCCTAGCTCTCGAATTGTGATTATCGAAGGAATATATGCCTTGAGTGAAAAGTTACGGCCTCTCCTTGACCTTCGTGTTTCTGTTACCGGTGGAGTGCACTTTGACCTTGTAAAACGTGTCCTGAGAGACATTCAACGTGCAGGACAAGAGCCTGAAGAGATTATTCATCAGATATCTGAAACA GTATATCCGATGTACAAAGCTTTTATTGAACCAGATCTGCAAACAGcacatataaaaattattaataaatttaatccATTCTCCGGATTTCAAAACCCCACCTACATATTGAAG TCAACAAGGCCAGTGACTGTGGAACAAATTAAGGCTGTCTTTTCTGACGATCATAGTGAAAGCACAGAGGAAACTTATGATATTTATCTTCTACCGCCTGGTGAAGATCCTGAAGCATGTCAATCGTACCTGAGGATGAGGAACAGAGATGGAAAGTACAATCTCATGTTTGAG GAATGGGTCACGGATAGCCCTTTCATCATATCTCCAAGAATCACATTTGAAGTGAGTGTGCGTCTTCTCGGTGGACTGATGGCACTAGGGTATACAATTGCATCCATCCTGAAAAGAAGCAGCCATGTGTTCTCCAGTGATAAAGTTTGTGTAAAAACTGATTGGTTGGAGCAACTTAACCGCAAATACATCCAG GTGCAAGGAAAAGATCGTACATATGTCAAATTTATTGCTAAAGAGCTGGGTTTGGACGGTTCTTATATTCCACGCACATACATAGAACAAATTCAATTGGAGAAACTCATAAACGATGTGATG GCACTGCCTGATGATTTGAAGACGAAATTAAGCATTGATGATGATTTGGTTTCAAGTCCTAAAGAAGCTCTATCCCGAGCCTCTGCAGATAGAAGAATGAAGTTCATGAATCG TGGGATCTCTCAGTCGTACACGACACAGCGTGATAGAAATCTAAGTAAGCTGACAAAACTTGCTGTTAACAATAGGAGGTATGATGGAAGAACCCCAGATTCTCCAGCTGCACTTGCTAATCAG GGAATTGTTACTCAGCTGTCTGAACAAATTTCCACCTTAAATGAGCGCATGGATGAGTTTACTTCACGAATTGAAGAACTAAACTCAAAGGTTTCAATCAGGAAAATGTCAGCTAGCCAGCAGAATTTGGCATTGCAAGCTGATGGCTGCAGTGCAATTGCACCATCGTCTCTTTTTGCTTCTGGTGTAGGCAACGGCCTGATGACTGGTTCACTTCTACCCAGTTCATCCTCATCTTCCCAATTGGCAAGGGAATCTGCTTTCATGGATGAG GTATTACTTATTTCTCGCGGGCAACGTCAGATCATGCTCCAGGTCGACAATCTAAGTAACCTGCTCCATGAATATTACGGGGAACGGTCTCATCAAGGACGAAGAGACGGATTATCAGATTTAGGATCAAATGGCATTCCTTTGCTACTCTCTTTGGCTGTTGGAGGTGTAGGTATCCTGTTGCTGAAAACTATCTCGGATAGAAAATGGACATGA